In Thermomicrobiales bacterium, one genomic interval encodes:
- the ruvA gene encoding Holliday junction branch migration protein RuvA codes for MIAGIRGVIAAVEPSALVVDLHGFLVRVLTSGRSASAAGGVGDRVALVTHLVVREDALTLYGFVEQDELELFQLLLAVSGIGPRVALNILSFDEPAAIYTAISSEDVKTLSRIPGIGKKTAEQIVFHLKRKLPEVLPTSGGGPLDTADREALAALEALGYSLTEARGALNIVQERDGLSIEERVFQALQRLGNPG; via the coding sequence ATGATCGCAGGTATTCGTGGCGTCATTGCCGCCGTCGAGCCGTCCGCGCTGGTGGTGGATCTGCATGGCTTCCTCGTCCGGGTGCTAACCTCCGGTCGATCCGCCAGCGCTGCCGGAGGCGTCGGCGACCGCGTCGCGCTCGTCACCCACCTCGTTGTCCGCGAGGACGCGCTGACGCTCTACGGCTTCGTCGAGCAGGATGAGTTGGAGCTGTTTCAGCTGTTGCTAGCCGTCTCCGGTATCGGCCCACGCGTTGCGCTGAACATCCTGTCGTTCGACGAACCAGCAGCGATCTATACCGCCATTTCATCCGAAGACGTCAAGACGCTGTCGCGTATACCCGGCATCGGCAAGAAGACCGCCGAGCAGATCGTCTTCCACTTGAAGCGCAAGCTGCCCGAAGTCCTGCCGACCTCCGGCGGCGGCCCCCTCGACACCGCCGACCGCGAAGCACTCGCCGCACTCGAAGCCCTCGGCTACTCGCTCACCGAAGCGCGCGGCGCACTCAACATCGTCCAGGAACGCGACGGCCTCAGCATCGAAGAACGCGTGTTCCAGGCACTCCAGCGGTTGGGTAATCCGGGGTAG